From the Deinococcus sonorensis KR-87 genome, the window TGAGGCCGGCTGGTGCAGCAGGCCCAGCATCAGCTGTGCCGCGCCGCTGTCCAGGGGGCGCTCCGGGCCGTAGAGCTGCCGCAGCCCCTCGAACAGCGCCTGCTGGTCCGGGCGCCCCAGTTGATGCTGCAGGTCGTTGAGAAACTCTCCGGTCAGCTGCGGAGCCGTCAGGTACAGGCAGCCCTGATAGTGGTACGGCTGGTTCAGCAGGCCGCGCCGCAGCAGCTGCCGGGCCGCTCGCCGGCTGGCCGCCGGACTGCGCCCATCCGGGCAGGAGCCGCTTCCCGGCGGCGCGGTCAGCCGCGCTCCGTGGCGTTCCAGGCTCAGCTGCAGCCACACGGTCAGCAGCCTGGAGCGGTTCAACTGGGCGAAGCTGCGCCCGCTGAGCCGGGCCACCACCGCCGCCGTCCCGGCCGCCTCGCCCAGCGACATCTGCAGCGGCACCACCCGCGCCGAGTACGCGGCGGCGCTGTCGAAGGAGGCCGCCTGCGACACCACCATCAGGTTCCTGTAACCTCTGGGCAGCAGCGCGCCCAGCGGCACCGCATACGGCTGCGGCTGGCCCAGCAGGAAGGGGGCGTCGCCGGGACGGTACACCTGCCCGTCCATCGGGTAGGCGCTCACGGCCACGCTGCTGCTCCAGGTACGGCCATCCAGCTCCTGATCGGCGTGCAGGCGCTGCTGCCCCACCAGGTGCCGGGTCTCGCGCAGGTAGAGGGCCGGGGCCACCCCCGCCAGCCACACGTGCCCGAACGCATCCGGCAGCGCCAGCCGCAGAAAGCGCACCACCCGCGCACTCTCGCGCCGCCCGTCCCGGTACCCGCGCCGCACCGAGGCGGGGTCGGTGCCGTCCACGCCGTAGATCAGCAGCGCGTTGACCAGCAGGCTGCCGTCGTCCTGCCGCGCTCCGTTCAGGCCGCGCAGGTGAAAGCGCTGCGGGTCGCTGGGCCGGTAGGCGGCGGCCAGCGGCCCCAGGCCGTACACCGAGCGCCCGGCCAGCTTGGCCCCGTCGTGCAGCCGTGCCCGCTCACGGTCCAGCGCGGCGGCCAGCCGGGGCCAGTTCACCCCGCGCAGCCGGAACACCAGCGTGGCCGCCATCTGCCGGCGGTCCTGGCCGCCGTCCTGCCGCCCCACGGTGAAGCCAGCTCCGGCCCGCGCGGCCAGCTCGGCCGTGTCGCTCGCATCGATGTAGCGCGGCGCGGCCACCCAGCGGGTCCGGCCACCCGCCGCCTGCAGTTCAACCTGCCGCACCACGCCTCCCTGCACCTGCACCGCCCGCAGCCGGGTGCGCAGCCGCAGCTGGACCGAAGACGGCAGCAGGCCGCGCAGGGCACGCTCCGCCGTGTGTACGTCGAAGGAATTGTCGTGGTGCAGCGCCCGGTAGAACGGCTGGAACAGCCCGGCGCTGAGCGGGCGGCCCAGCCGGTCGCTGCTCAGGTCCAGGGTGGCCAGCCAGCCCTGGGTCAGCACGCCGCCCACCCGGTCGCCCGGCTCCACCAGCAGCACCCGCAGGCCACTGCGGGCCGCCGCCGCGGCCGCCGTTACACCCTGCGGCGTGGCCCCGTACACCAGCAGGTCCGGCCCCGGCCCGGCCGGGGTGGGGTGGAGCCACAGCGGCCCCACTCCCGGCAGGGCGGCCAGCAGCACGGCCAGCACCAGCCAGAGGTCAGGAACCCGGAGCCGTCTGCTGTTCTGCCCGCGCCGCACGGTGCCTCCTCAGACCAGCATAAAGCCCGCCGGAAGTCGGCGGGCTTGAGGGCTTTTTGCGGAGGCTCGCGCTTTTCCTAGACCACGGCCGTTTCCACGTACTCGCCGTGGACGGCGCGCAGCACGTCCATCTGCTCGCCCAGCGTGGCGTAGGCGTGCGCGCAGGCCAGGAAGGCTGGCATGCTGTTGGTGCCCTGCACCGCCGAGTCGCGCAGCGCCTGCAGCGCCTCCCGGTGCCGCTGCGGATCGCGCTCGCGGCGCAGCTGGGCCAGCCGCTCGGCCTGCAGCCGCTCCACCGCCGGGTCAATCAGCTGGATCGGCACCTCCACGCTGTCCTGCACGAAGTCGTTGACGCCCACGATGATGCGTTCCTTGCGCTCCACCTCGCGCTGGTAGCGGAAGGCGGCCTCGGCCATCTCCGCCTGGAAGAAGCCGTTCTCGATGCCGGCCTCCACGCCGCCCATCGCCCGGATCTGCTCGATGTAGCCGAGCGCGGCCGCCTCCACGTCGTTGGTCAGCTTCTCGACGTAGTAGCTGCCGGCCAGCGGGTCCACCACCCCCGCCACCCCGGTCTCGTACGCGATGATCTGCTGGGTACGCAGCGCGATGGTGGCCGCCGCCTCGGTGGGCAGCGCCAGGGCCTCGTCGTAGGCGTCGGTGTGCAGGCTCTGGGTGCCGCCCAGCACCCCAGCCAGCGCCTGAATGGCCACGCGGGCGATGTTGATCAGCGGCTGCTGCGCCGGCAGCGACACCCCGGCCGTCTGGGCGTGGGTACGCAGCATCAGGCTGCGCGGGTTTTTGGCGCCGTAGCGGTCGCGCATCTGCCGCGCCCAGATGCGGCGGGCGGCCCGGAACTTGGCGATCTCCTCGAAGAAGTCGTTGTGCACGTCCCAGAAGAAGCTGATGCGCGGCGCGAACTCGTCGATGTCCAGGCCGCGGGCCAGCGCCTGCTCCACGTAATGGAAGCCGTCGGCCAGCGTGAAGGCCAGTTCCTGCACCGCCGTCGCGCCCGCCTCGCGGATGTGGTAGCCGCTCACGCTGATGAAGTTCCACTTCGGCACGTGCTTCGGGCCCCACTCGAAGGTGTCGATCACCAGCTGCACGCTCGGGGCGGGCGGGAAGATGAACTCCTTCTGCGCGATGAATTCCTTGAGGATGTCGTTCTGCAGGGTGCCGTTCAGCCGGTTCAGGTCCTTGCCCTGCTTCTGGGCGTTGGCGATGTACATGGCCCAGATGGCGTTGGCCGGGCTGTTGATGGTCATGCTGGTGCTGACCTGCTCCGGGTCGATGCCCTGGAACAGCCGCTCCATGTCGGCCAGGCTGCTAACGCTCACCCCGCACTTGCCCACTTCTCCGGCGCTGAACGGATGGTCGGCGTCGTAGCCCATCAGGGTCGGCAGGTCGAAGGCGGTGCTCAGGCCGGTCTGGCCGGCACCCAGCAGCGCGCGGAAGCGTTCGTTGGTCTGCTCGGCGCTGCCGAAGCCCGCGAACATCCGCATGGTCCACAGCCGCGCGCGGTACATGCTCGGCTGCACGCCACGGGTGTAGGGAAACGCGCCGGGGTAGCCGAGCTCCTGCTCCGCGTCCCAGCCGTTGAGGTCGTCAGCGGTGTAGATCGGGTCCGGCTGCTGGTTGCTCAGCGTGCTGAAGTTGATGTCGCGTTCGGGAAAGCGCTGCGTGGCCGGGCGGTAGACGCTGCTCAGCCAGTCGTTCTTCTTCATGGCGGCCCTCCTGGGGACAGGGAAACAAACGGTTGTTTGCCCCAGGATAGCAGCTCAGGAGGACAGGTTCAGCGAGCGCTCGAAGGCGCGCAGCGTCAGCGCCCGCATCAGCAGGGTGGCCGGCGGCACCGTGGCGCGCGACGGCTTCTCGCCCAGCAGCCGGGTGCCCAGCGCCGAGCGCCGCACGG encodes:
- a CDS encoding FAD-dependent oxidoreductase, with translation MRRGQNSRRLRVPDLWLVLAVLLAALPGVGPLWLHPTPAGPGPDLLVYGATPQGVTAAAAAARSGLRVLLVEPGDRVGGVLTQGWLATLDLSSDRLGRPLSAGLFQPFYRALHHDNSFDVHTAERALRGLLPSSVQLRLRTRLRAVQVQGGVVRQVELQAAGGRTRWVAAPRYIDASDTAELAARAGAGFTVGRQDGGQDRRQMAATLVFRLRGVNWPRLAAALDRERARLHDGAKLAGRSVYGLGPLAAAYRPSDPQRFHLRGLNGARQDDGSLLVNALLIYGVDGTDPASVRRGYRDGRRESARVVRFLRLALPDAFGHVWLAGVAPALYLRETRHLVGQQRLHADQELDGRTWSSSVAVSAYPMDGQVYRPGDAPFLLGQPQPYAVPLGALLPRGYRNLMVVSQAASFDSAAAYSARVVPLQMSLGEAAGTAAVVARLSGRSFAQLNRSRLLTVWLQLSLERHGARLTAPPGSGSCPDGRSPAASRRAARQLLRRGLLNQPYHYQGCLYLTAPQLTGEFLNDLQHQLGRPDQQALFEGLRQLYGPERPLDSGAAQLMLGLLHQPASLLDGPDRLMTRGDAARLRWRLWRLWARQGRVVAPLTAPAVPAR
- a CDS encoding methylmalonyl-CoA mutase family protein — encoded protein: MKKNDWLSSVYRPATQRFPERDINFSTLSNQQPDPIYTADDLNGWDAEQELGYPGAFPYTRGVQPSMYRARLWTMRMFAGFGSAEQTNERFRALLGAGQTGLSTAFDLPTLMGYDADHPFSAGEVGKCGVSVSSLADMERLFQGIDPEQVSTSMTINSPANAIWAMYIANAQKQGKDLNRLNGTLQNDILKEFIAQKEFIFPPAPSVQLVIDTFEWGPKHVPKWNFISVSGYHIREAGATAVQELAFTLADGFHYVEQALARGLDIDEFAPRISFFWDVHNDFFEEIAKFRAARRIWARQMRDRYGAKNPRSLMLRTHAQTAGVSLPAQQPLINIARVAIQALAGVLGGTQSLHTDAYDEALALPTEAAATIALRTQQIIAYETGVAGVVDPLAGSYYVEKLTNDVEAAALGYIEQIRAMGGVEAGIENGFFQAEMAEAAFRYQREVERKERIIVGVNDFVQDSVEVPIQLIDPAVERLQAERLAQLRRERDPQRHREALQALRDSAVQGTNSMPAFLACAHAYATLGEQMDVLRAVHGEYVETAVV